The Scheffersomyces stipitis CBS 6054 chromosome 5, complete sequence genome contains the following window.
caaaaaattCGATACTCGAAGATGTTGCTACAAAAGTATTGAATTGCCAGGAACCAGAAGCTAAGCTGTCCCAGAAAACCAATTCCAGTCATATTCCATTCAAGGTTGTTCCTAGGGAGCcttcaaagtcttctgAAGCCAAATTTGCGACCCTTAGCACTATCCCAAATACATCAACGGACCTCCGTAGCAGAATCAATCCTTATATTAAACTCACGAAGCCCAATTTGACTGTCCTTGTTACTCTAAGTTCAATATGTTCTTATGCGATTTCACCCTATTCAGTATCTTTAGGAGAGTTGGCATTTTTGACCATAGGGACAGCTTTGTGTTCCGGTGCTGCGAATGCTATTAATATGGGTAGAGAACCTGAGTTTGATAAGAAGATGCCCAGAACAGTTGGGAGACCAGTCGTCCGTGGATTGGTTTCTCCAACGCAAGCCTATACTTTTGCTGCTGCAACAGGTACTATTGGATGCTCAATGCTTTGGATAGGAGTTAATCCCACTGTTGCAATTCTTGGATTCACAAATTTGGTATTATATGCTTGGATTTATACATCACTTAAGCGAAGGTCTATTATCAACACTTGGGTTGGTGCTATTGTCGGTGCCATTCCTCCCTTGATGGGTTGGGCGGCCTCATCGCCTCTTTCACATCCTGGTGCTTGGTGTCTTGCTGGTTTGTTGTATGCTTGGCAATTTCCACATTTCAATGCATTATCTCATAACATTGCTGAGCAATATAAGCAAGCTGGGTATGTCATGACTGCTGCCGAAAACCCTAAATTGAATGCCCGAGTTGCTTTGCGCTACTCATTTTTGATGTTTCCATTGTGTTTCGGATTGACTTATTATGGTGTTACTGACTGGGTATTTCCTATTGATTCGGCTATTGCAAATGGTTGGTTAGCATACCTAGCcttccaattctggagACAACAGCAAAAAAACTACTCGGGTTCAAACCCAACAGCTGAAGGTTTGGCATTGGCAGGCACTCATGCAAAGAAATTGTTCTGGTGTTCGGTTTGGCATTTACCTGCTGTATTGATACTAGCCATGATTCATAAAAAAGGACAGTGGGACAGGTGGTTTAGATACTTGGGTCTAAATAGTGATGATGCCGTGTTGAGCTCATGAATTTACTTGTACATATTCTAATACATTCAAATAACTTAAATTGTAAATGTAAGCTAGTTTAGAGGAAAGAGAATAAGATCTGTCCTAATTGTCCTCTCAAGGAGTTAAACGTATTACAATTATTTTCGGATAATTGCCCAAGCTTCCCTCAAATGAACATCagattttcaagaaatgaTTCCTTAATTTTATGTCTATCTTTTCTATTGGAGTCCTGTAATGAATAAATGCATTATCTAAATAGAGACCCTGTGAGCTTCTCGTTTTATTGAAGTGTACTTCTTGTAGTGCCGATAAATATGATCAATTGTAAATGTACCCTTTTCACCGTTGATTAGTTGCTCCAGTATTTACGGCACTTCTAATaaaaatatgaaaatgcGATTTCACGTTTTTTTCTGAGAATTGTTGCAAAAATCTTGCAATATGCTgacaaacttcaacgaGGCACCAAGGGAATAAAATGTAATTCTGACTTTGGATCAACgataaatttttcactgaaTACCCATATTACAGATACGGTTAATTTTGTCCGATAGTAGCTTAGTTTCAAGGCCATGTACTTTCTGAGTATTGAAAATACATGCATCTACACCAGTTTGCAACGCTAGAACCACAATCATGCTTTTACAATCGTGTAACTGATCAAATGAAAGACTTCAAAGTTAGACATAGACATTCAGCGATCTAGTTGCAGTAAGCTTGGTCTAAGCAATTGGGGATCGAATTGTTCTCTTTGCAAATGAAAGATTCCAAGATTGCTGAAGCTTTCGGTTAACCACGAGTCTAATTGATGCTGCATATAGTCCATATATTTTTATTTTGATCAACCAATTTCGAAACGGAGACTCTCGAGTGTATTGAAGTAGTTCTTTCCATTTGGTAGCGGGCATTAGAAGAATACAGGCTGCAAAGATGGCCCTGCTAATTTCTGCTATTAGAATCAATGCCAGTCGCACTCCTGCTAAATCGGCACTTATCTTTGTCCACGGTCTTGGTGATTCTGGGGAAGGTTGGTCGTGGTTGCATCCTTTGGTGCAACAAAAGGGAATTATAAAAGATGCCGACAGCATCAACTATATATTCCCAAATGCTCCCAGTATCCCAATTACTGTTAATGGAGGATACGTGATGCCTTCATGGTTCGATATTTACGAATTTGGCAATCCTAATGCAAAACAGGATGAAGTTGGTTTCCTAAAGAGTTGCGACGTATTGAAAGCTCTAATCAAAGAACAAATAGATGTGCACAAGATCCCAGCCGAGAGGATAATCATTGGTGGATTCTCTCAGGGTGCTGCAATTTCTTTATCGACAATTGCTTTGTTGGACTTCAAAATAGGCGGAGTAGTAGCCTTATCTGGATTTTGTCCTATTAAGAgttcaattgaaaagttaCACGATGGGAAGGATGCTAACTACAATACGCCGATTTTCCAAGGTCATGGTGTAATTGATCCTCTTATTCCTTGTAGTATGGGCAAGGAAACaagtgaatttttcaagtccTTAGGATACCATAAACTAGAATTCAAAACTTATGATTATGTCGCTCACAGCACAGGCGAACAAGAGTTGATAGACTTCATGACTTTTGTTGGCACAATCCTCAATTAAGTATATATTCCATATAGCTTAAACTTCTTTTTTGATAAGAGCATACTGCAACGGAAATACATTCAAGATCGCCTGCATATAAACATGACAACACATTAATTGGATATATTTGTTCATTATTGGAAATTACAATTCTCCATAAGGTTCCTTTAGAAACCCCCAAGCTAGTCATGGAGCCGAGCAAACTCCCGAATAGCTTCACAAGGGCAATTCCTTCCTTTGTTTTAAGAAAGGGTGGCGACCAATCGCAATTGTCTTCTAAAGATAAAAGATATGTTCAACAGATCGAAAAGGTGTTGACATCTTTTGACACTTTAGACGAATGGGCGGACTACATAGCGTTTCTTTCAAGACTCCTGAAAGCGTTGCAGTTGACAGAAGACCCCAATATGTATCATACAGTTAAGTGGATTCCATATCCTTCTCAAGTGGCGAATAAATTATCTCTTTGTTTATCATCAAGACTACCCAGTGGTGTGCACCAGAAGACATTAAGCATTTATGAGACTATTTTCAATGCATTGACTCCCGATACACTCAATAAAGAACTTTCAATATGGTTGCCAGGTTTATTACCCGTTCTTTCATATTGTTCTATACTGGTTAAGCCACAATTCATcagaatattgaagaatattatCCTTCCAACTATCAACAGTATTAGTTTGAAAATGGTTACGAAGCCACTCATTTTGTGTTTACTACCAGGTTTAGATGACGAAAATTCAGAGGCCTTCAACGATATATTGGATTTAATGGATTCATTCAAATTGAAGCTTAATGATGACACCCATTTCTGGCAATGTATGTTCCGTTGCATAATTAGTAATCCTGAAAAAAGACTAGGGTCATTGTTCTGGTGCAACAGGAGATTGCCAGTTTTCACGTCACTAAAAGAAAACGATACGGTGTACTTTTCTGAGGAGGCGAGGTCTTGTCTATCACCGGACCCTGGCCTCTTGATTAGAGCATTTGCTACTTCCATCAATTCTCTGACGACACTTAATACTGCAAGTGACATAATCGTTGTCAGAGGCTTTTTCGATATATTGTTGTCACATTTGCCATTAGATAGTGATGCATTTGAGAGGCTTGTATCAGTGAAAGATAAGGAGTTGTTAATAATGGCTTGTTGTAGAGTGACGCTAAAAAAAGACATGAGTTTAAACAGAAGGTTATGGAATTTGTTCTTGGGTCCTGAAGTCGATCCTGACCATTCGTTTTCTATGTCCAGATCCACATATTTTGAGCTGTATGCCTTAACAGATTTGAATTCTGGGttattgaagttggtgaacAGCGACGATACGAAATCAATTGTTGACGGCTTCCGAATCGCTCAATTAATCTTAATGGACAAGTGGGAAATCAGCAACTTGCTTACACCTAAATTGTTTTCACCATTCTTGACGAAATGCTACGATAATAGAGATGATGACGTAATTTTGAAAGCTGCCCAATCCTTTTTTGATGGAATAGAATCTTCTTACATTTGGAATGATATCATAAACATTTTAGTGGAAAATAACTCTACAAAAttggatcttcttgaatttgtctTGCGGACTTTTaatttcaatgaagaagaaatgattACAGTGCACGCTCCTCTTGCTATCCTATGCTTACTCACTAATTCCGAACTTAGCTTGGAACGTCTAAATATACTTGAATTATTATTTGGTTTGGTTCCACCTCGTGCATATTCcccaattgaagatgtaTCCGAGGCAAATTATTCGGAAGAGAAAATAGTTGACCTAGTTAAGGATTACTACCACAGGCGTATATCTGACGATACTATCGAGtttccaatttcaaaagGTGGATTATCATACACTATTCTACTATTAGTAGGAAGTATGTTCGTTAAATATATCctggaagagaagaaatgcCTCAGGCTTTCTACTATTTTATGTGAAATGTTTTATAACATTCCAAATATAGAGGCTGGAACATTGTCAACCATAAATCTTATCGATGCCATGCTCGCTTTAGATATTACCAATGATTTATCAGATCTGGCTACTAAGCAAAAGAACTTATTGGTTGCGTTTGGAATTTCTAAGGTGTTCAGTTACCTTTCCAAGTCAATTGCCGaacttcaaagaaaaaaaCTCTTAAAGATTATTTTGACAAACATCTGGTCATCTATACATTCCCCATGTCCGGCAAACCATCAAGTCGAAGCGGTAAAGACCATTtatgaattggaattgtcttgttcaaatcaCAATATCGAGGCTGGAGTGTTTgatcttttgaagaaattacCAAGATCCAGCAGAGTTCGAGCATTCGAGACTCTCTGGACTCACTCAACATCTTTTAGCGAGGGAGATTCAATTCTAATTCGGCCGATGCAATTAATTTTGGATGATTTACATGATGAGGATAGTCCAAATTATTTAGGGATAAAGAATTTTGTACGTTTGGCTATTAAGAATGGTTCAGCAAACCGATTGCTTAAACTTACAACGAACCCTTTGCTTGATTTTGACTTTATGATGGGTAACAGATCTGAACTACGTTCAGATGATGATTTGGCACAGTTTTCGTACCACTTGGACTCACTAGTTAATGTTGTAAATTCCAATGGGAAACCCTTGAGAGAAGCCTGCAGTAATGAATTTGCAGTTTTGGATAACAGTGCAAAGTTGAGCCTAGTGAAGTCCAATAATTGGGACATATCAACATATAAATCTTTGCTACTCTCTGTCATTGACAAATTTATGAAGCTTCAGTTGAATAAGTCAATTTTGCTGGACAGAAAAGCTTTGAGGCTGTACTATGATTGTATTACCAATTTACTAAAATTGTTGACACAATTAATCACTGGAAATGAAAGCAATTTCGCTGACAAGTTCCACTTGCTTATTCAGGTTTGCAGTTACTACATGCACCTTCGAAATCTAGATACAGATATTTTAGAGCTTATTCAGACGAAGTTTTTGAGTTgcatttttcacttcttgGAGTTATCCgaggaattgaaaataaaCTTGAATTTGCTTCATGTTTCAGACGAAGATAAAGAGCCATTATTGGTAAATTTCATCATTCAAGGAATTCAGAAGTCGAAATCATCATTGCTTTTGGAAAGTTGGATATCTTTATTGACGAGGTCCCTCTACCTTTTTAACGAGTCTGTTTTCAGTGTCTTATTGCAGCTAAATGATTCTCTTATATCCAAGACTgactacttcttcaagaaattaaCAAATTTTGAGCACTTCGATGAATCAGAAGATATGGAGGTGTCAATGAATATCTTGATTTCTGGGTTGGAGGATCTCTTATCAATCAGTCATAGCTTCTTGCTTACATCTAAGTTGAGGGCTAATGTAGATAAATCATATCATACTAACGCTGAATCTGGATTCTTGAACACAGTTATTCTGGGTGTTTTTCTGATAGAGTCTCCAGCAATAAGAACAATAGAGCAGAATAAACTATATTCCATATTACTATCTTTCCAAGATTCTGTGAATTTATGCTTCCAAATCTGGAACTGGTCTGATTCTAAACCACAAATAGAGCCTAATTGCACAATTATTGCAGATAGGTCGTTGACTTATGTTGGACATAAGCTCAAATTTCGGGCCCGGAAGTTGCTAGAGTCCCTCATGGATTTGgaaaaacaagaagtaATAGAAACATTGGTTTCCATTTCACCTACAATGTCTCCTGCAATCAAGTTACTCAACATTTTAGATGGGGGAAGATCTCAGGTTACCTTGCCATTCATTTTTGACTCTATTGTTTCCAGATGTAATCCTCAACTTTTGGAAGAGTCCCGTAGGGCGTCTTTGAATATTCCAATTTCCGAGAAAGCGTTGTCGAAGTTTTTGGTCGAATATTTTCAATCTATTGACAATGATACCATTATTGACGTATGGGCACCTTCTATTCAATTTTTAAGGGATTCTTTGTCTCACAGTGTGAAATACCACACTATATACCCTGACTGCTTGAAGATTTGTGACATTCTTTCTCAAAAAGCCAACAACTCAAAATTGCGAGAACAAAGAAAGTATAGAAAGGAACTCTCCGATGTATTCATTAAATTATTCAATAATACTGTCAGTAGTAAATCAGCTGGAATGACTCAAGATTTGGATAGAGAAAGcgatgatgaagatagCAAAGTTCCAAGCAAAATTGAAATCCCATTAGTTCAGCTTGATGATGTTTTGGATTCTCTCAATGTTGTGATTCCAAACTTGGACACCATTATTGAAGACTCTGATaaggcttcttcttgtatcAATACTCTCATTTCTCATTTGATATCTCCTCAGATAAAAGCCAAAAAAGTTGACGAAGTATCTTTGAAGGCTCTTACGCTTTTAGATATTGTTGGTAAATTTCATCCTAATAGATCATGGAAAGTACTTGTATATGATTCATTTATGGATCAAagctttttcaattcaaattccAATAAGTTCAAGTTTTGGGATTCAATTATTGGAAGTTGGATATCCaatgaaaaggaaaaattTACAGAGATGATACAAAAGATTACCCCTACTGTTGCATCAACTTCGAGTAACCTTTTTATTTGGAATGAAAACTCAGAAGTTGATCTCAAAATCAATACAATCAAGAGAATTACATATTTGATAGTAGTTCAACCAATTGATTATTTCCTCAATCAATTGGATGACCTTTTTGATAGAATCGAGTATTCGCTCAACACCTCTTGTCCTCCAAGCTACAATTCCCAGATTACAACATTGCTAAGAGCAATTACTCTCAAGTTTAGTGAATTGCATTTGCTCCCTCATTGGACAATAATAACTCAGGAATTATCCTCCATATTGGAACCTTTCTGTGGGAGGAACTCCAAAGAGCTAAGAAATATATCAGACGATAACTTGAAATTGCTTTTGtttggttgcaaattaTTAGACCAGTTATTGCTATTGGGCTACGATGAATTTAATTTGAACGAGTGGCTCTTTGTCTCAAGCAGTCCCGAAATTATCGCAAATGGTACGAAGAGCAATATTATTGCTCTTGTAGATAGAATTGCTAATGAAAGCGATTTATTCTtctcaaaagaagaatctatCAGGATTGAGCAACCACAAGGTACTCTTTTACCGCTACTTAGAGGAATAACAAGTATCTCGAGTGTTGTTAATTTGAGACAATTTTTTGAGTCCTTTAGTTTGATCAACTATGAGAGAACCTTTGGTTTGAGTGAAGTAGATATTGATACCTGTCTACTTGATATACAAAATGATCTTAAGTAGTACTTTCGCAGTCAAAATTACGCCAGTAAAGATTTATACAGTTCACAAAATATATTAGAAATTACCAACGCGTGTAGTACTTTTAGGATGAATAACATTGATAAGGGCTGACTTTCCATAGCATGAATGCCTATGCAAATCCCCCATTGACAGACGGAGCGATACGAACGTCATTGTCTGATGATAATGGGAGTTTTGAGGACGAAGAATTTGATGACACAGGAATGGAATTTGAGTCTCCAAGCAAAGACATAGTTCAGCTGAAATGTTCTACAGATGATCGGACTAATGCAGAATTGACCAATGGGCCCGAAATCAGCGAACGCATCTCCTCTTTACCAAAAACTAGGGAGAGTCGTTTAATGTTCCAGGCGAAGAGTATGACAACACACAGACGTCAGCCTATGAATTCATCCTCAAACAGTAATTACTTCGGTTACTCGGACGAAGAGCAGAGAACCATTATTCGACAGAATGAATTGGTTTCTTCTCCGCGAGACAGACCTAATGGGTTCGCCATTAGGGGAAGGCAACCTTCTCATTCACATGTTTCACCTTCTTCGAGATTGAAATTTAACAACATTTTGGACACTCTAGCAAGTTCTCCTAGCAAAATAAAGAGCAACAATAGATTGGAGAAGCTGTCTTGGAACACTGAAAGGATGCCGAATAGTGAAATTGAAGGTGGACGTGATACGAGTCCACAAAAAGCTTCACATGAATTGATCGCCACAAAATGGAACACGTCAGTAGATCTGCCATATCGTGTAAAAGTCCAGCCTACAAGGCTGATAATCAATGATGAAATATCAAGAGATAGTATTATTGAGAAAGTTAACCTTACGTTGGATTCTCTCAGCACTTCAATTAGAAAAACGAAGACGATTAACCCTGATATTACTTCTACGCCCAAATCAAATTCTAAGGATATTAAGCTGGCCGCCCCATCGAACAGTTTACAATCTGAATTTGTCGACCATTTCTTGAGGAGTCCAGAACCCACGTTGTTCAAGTCTAATTCCGGAAAAAACCATGAATTCGAATCAAATACTTGCGGAAGCGGTACATGGCCCAGTGATAAATGGTTGAAGTTGCGAAAGATAGTAAAACTGAGGTCAATTACAAGACTGGAAGCTATTGGaagtacttttcttcttcaggaGCTTGATTGTTCAAAAAAAGAACTTACATTAAGGTATGACTTCTTGCAACAGCTTCCGAAAAAGAAATCCCGAAGTAAAAGAATGAGTAGAGTAGAAAAGGAGACTCTTTACAAATAGAAACCTGTATAACAATTGTATAATTGCACTATGTACTTTAATCATTGAATCACCGCGAATCTGCGTTCGCTATTCCCTTCTCAAAACACCTTTGACAAAACATCACTTAACTTGCGATCAGGCTGGGCTCTTGCTTTGAGTTCTTCATCGGCATCGGCCCTTGTGCTAGTgacttttctttgtttgaAACTTCTGCGTATATGTGAATCCGACTCATGTTCAGGGTCTctttcctttcttttcctctgTATGGTAGAAACTAGTTTCGACTTCTCAACGTTGTTCACAAAagtcttgttcaacttttgttgttgtgaTAACTCTAGAGACAATTTTGCCTGCCTTACTTCGTTCTCCTTAGCAATCTGTTGCGTTAAATCAAACCACTTGAACCCCGACAAATATTTCATGTTGATGACATCATCGTAATAATAAGACGTCTTTCTTCCGCCTAACTTATTAGCATTAAGGGTACTAGCACACATCTTGGCGTCTTTTTTATTTACAAATTCTACCCAACCTTCAGtaaaattcttctttttatTACCACCATACTTTACCCTCTTGTGATATATTGCTGAGTCTTCAggcttcaagaacaaacgATCAATCTTACCAAATCTAGATAGTATTGACCTCAATGTTGCAGGTTTCATGTAGGGTGGAATTCGAGACAAGTAACAGACGCCTGTTCTCTTTATTCTCTTTTGCTCTTTCTGCAACTGCCTAGATGTTaatttttttatttttccattttttcTTTCGCTGGTTGAATCAACGTCACCCACTTCAATAGATTCTCCCATATCAAAATTTCTCATACCGTCACCATCGATATAATCgtccacttcttcttcatttt
Protein-coding sequences here:
- a CDS encoding predicted protein, whose amino-acid sequence is MASLISAIRINASRTPAKSALIFVHGLGDSGEGWSWLHPLVQQKGIIKDADSINYIFPNAPSIPITVNGGYVMPSWFDIYEFGNPNAKQDEVGFLKSCDVLKALIKEQIDVHKIPAERIIIGGFSQGAAISLSTIALLDFKIGGVVALSGFCPIKSSIEKLHDGKDANYNTPIFQGHGVIDPLIPCSMGKETSEFFKSLGYHKLEFKTYDYVAHSTGEQELIDFMTFVGTILN
- a CDS encoding predicted protein gives rise to the protein MSKRITKTSAIHDKHSIITRDTESGFEYDSDSESDVENVFPNIRVQRIRDKLYQDEDEDEDEQVDDEDEEDEEDKEDEEDDADNFENENEEEVDDYIDGDGMRNFDMGESIEVGDVDSTSERKNGKIKKLTSRQLQKEQKRIKRTGVCYLSRIPPYMKPATLRSILSRFGKIDRLFLKPEDSAIYHKRVKYGGNKKKNFTEGWVEFVNKKDAKMCASTLNANKLGGRKTSYYYDDVINMKYLSGFKWFDLTQQIAKENEVRQAKLSLELSQQQKLNKTFVNNVEKSKLVSTIQRKRKERDPEHESDSHIRRSFKQRKVTSTRADADEELKARAQPDRKLSDVLSKVF
- a CDS encoding predicted protein; the protein is MNAYANPPLTDGAIRTSLSDDNGSFEDEEFDDTGMEFESPSKDIVQSKCSTDDRTNAELTNGPEISERISSLPKTRESRLMFQAKSMTTHRRQPMNSSSNSNYFGYSDEEQRTIIRQNELVSSPRDRPNGFAIRGRQPSHSHVSPSSRLKFNNILDTLASSPSKIKSNNRLEKSSWNTERMPNSEIEGGRDTSPQKASHELIATKWNTSVDSPYRVKVQPTRSIINDEISRDSIIEKVNLTLDSLSTSIRKTKTINPDITSTPKSNSKDIKSAAPSNSLQSEFVDHFLRSPEPTLFKSNSGKNHEFESNTCGSGTWPSDKWLKLRKIVKSRSITRSEAIGSTFLLQELDCSKKELTLRYDFLQQLPKKKSRSKRMSRVEKETLYK
- the COX10 gene encoding Heme A farnesyltransferase (Required for an essential posttranslational stage in assembly of cytochrome oxidase~go_component membrane); its protein translation is MSTRIIVLPRLNKVNNFNFFFKNTKKKLHVNQNFIANPFLALYGRNSTVSIRGRGLNPSVSANETSESNKETSKNSILEDVATKVLNCQEPEAKSSQKTNSSHIPFKVVPREPSKSSEAKFATLSTIPNTSTDLRSRINPYIKLTKPNLTVLVTLSSICSYAISPYSVSLGELAFLTIGTALCSGAANAINMGREPEFDKKMPRTVGRPVVRGLVSPTQAYTFAAATGTIGCSMLWIGVNPTVAILGFTNLVLYAWIYTSLKRRSIINTWVGAIVGAIPPLMGWAASSPLSHPGAWCLAGLLYAWQFPHFNALSHNIAEQYKQAGYVMTAAENPKLNARVALRYSFLMFPLCFGLTYYGVTDWVFPIDSAIANGWLAYLAFQFWRQQQKNYSGSNPTAEGLALAGTHAKKLFWCSVWHLPAVLILAMIHKKGQWDRWFRYLGLNSDDAVLSS
- a CDS encoding predicted protein; the encoded protein is MEPSKLPNSFTRAIPSFVLRKGGDQSQLSSKDKRYVQQIEKVLTSFDTLDEWADYIAFLSRLSKALQLTEDPNMYHTVKWIPYPSQVANKLSLCLSSRLPSGVHQKTLSIYETIFNALTPDTLNKELSIWLPGLLPVLSYCSISVKPQFIRILKNIILPTINSISLKMVTKPLILCLLPGLDDENSEAFNDILDLMDSFKLKLNDDTHFWQCMFRCIISNPEKRLGSLFWCNRRLPVFTSLKENDTVYFSEEARSCLSPDPGLLIRAFATSINSSTTLNTASDIIVVRGFFDILLSHLPLDSDAFERLVSVKDKELLIMACCRVTLKKDMSLNRRLWNLFLGPEVDPDHSFSMSRSTYFESYALTDLNSGLLKLVNSDDTKSIVDGFRIAQLILMDKWEISNLLTPKLFSPFLTKCYDNRDDDVILKAAQSFFDGIESSYIWNDIINILVENNSTKLDLLEFVLRTFNFNEEEMITVHAPLAILCLLTNSELSLERLNILELLFGLVPPRAYSPIEDVSEANYSEEKIVDLVKDYYHRRISDDTIEFPISKGGLSYTILLLVGSMFVKYISEEKKCLRLSTILCEMFYNIPNIEAGTLSTINLIDAMLALDITNDLSDSATKQKNLLVAFGISKVFSYLSKSIAELQRKKLLKIILTNIWSSIHSPCPANHQVEAVKTIYELELSCSNHNIEAGVFDLLKKLPRSSRVRAFETLWTHSTSFSEGDSILIRPMQLILDDLHDEDSPNYLGIKNFVRLAIKNGSANRLLKLTTNPLLDFDFMMGNRSELRSDDDLAQFSYHLDSLVNVVNSNGKPLREACSNEFAVLDNSAKLSLVKSNNWDISTYKSLLLSVIDKFMKLQLNKSILSDRKALRSYYDCITNLLKLLTQLITGNESNFADKFHLLIQVCSYYMHLRNLDTDILELIQTKFLSCIFHFLELSEELKINLNLLHVSDEDKEPLLVNFIIQGIQKSKSSLLLESWISLLTRSLYLFNESVFSVLLQLNDSLISKTDYFFKKLTNFEHFDESEDMEVSMNILISGLEDLLSISHSFLLTSKLRANVDKSYHTNAESGFLNTVISGVFSIESPAIRTIEQNKLYSILLSFQDSVNLCFQIWNWSDSKPQIEPNCTIIADRSLTYVGHKLKFRARKLLESLMDLEKQEVIETLVSISPTMSPAIKLLNILDGGRSQVTLPFIFDSIVSRCNPQLLEESRRASLNIPISEKALSKFLVEYFQSIDNDTIIDVWAPSIQFLRDSLSHSVKYHTIYPDCLKICDILSQKANNSKLREQRKYRKELSDVFIKLFNNTVSSKSAGMTQDLDRESDDEDSKVPSKIEIPLVQLDDVLDSLNVVIPNLDTIIEDSDKASSCINTLISHLISPQIKAKKVDEVSLKALTLLDIVGKFHPNRSWKVLVYDSFMDQSFFNSNSNKFKFWDSIIGSWISNEKEKFTEMIQKITPTVASTSSNLFIWNENSEVDLKINTIKRITYLIVVQPIDYFLNQLDDLFDRIEYSLNTSCPPSYNSQITTLLRAITLKFSELHLLPHWTIITQELSSILEPFCGRNSKELRNISDDNLKLLLFGCKLLDQLLLLGYDEFNLNEWLFVSSSPEIIANGTKSNIIALVDRIANESDLFFSKEESIRIEQPQGTLLPLLRGITSISSVVNLRQFFESFSLINYERTFGLSEVDIDTCLLDIQNDLK